The following coding sequences are from one uncultured Desulfobacter sp. window:
- a CDS encoding histidine phosphatase family protein: MSNKYILRSQHTIELVRTLLGQGVDRLSLILRHSDRQYSDNPRLEPFMGLNDAGKGYAFDLGKSFPLDLTPVLFSSHFGRCVETAYLIDKGFTSVTGKLLPHNTLDTALTPFYVKDIVTATNMLIQTGSNQFVRNWFDNTIDDSIMLDPEVTANRISDFMVSSLKALSPGQAAIGVTHDWNIFPIKQFKLKLSSEDALDAGYLDAVAFFEKDDRIFAAARQFEPVEVS; this comes from the coding sequence ATGAGCAATAAATATATACTTCGGTCCCAGCATACCATTGAACTGGTCAGAACCCTTCTTGGGCAGGGTGTTGACAGACTCTCTTTAATCTTACGCCATTCGGACAGACAATACTCGGACAATCCGCGGCTTGAACCGTTTATGGGACTTAATGATGCCGGTAAAGGATATGCCTTTGATCTTGGCAAATCCTTTCCCTTAGATCTGACACCGGTTCTGTTTTCCAGCCATTTCGGCCGCTGTGTTGAAACGGCTTATCTGATTGATAAAGGATTTACCTCCGTCACAGGCAAACTTTTGCCCCATAACACCCTTGACACGGCCTTAACCCCTTTTTATGTGAAAGACATTGTAACCGCAACAAATATGTTGATTCAAACAGGTTCAAACCAGTTTGTCCGGAACTGGTTTGACAACACCATTGATGACTCCATTATGCTTGATCCCGAGGTAACGGCAAACCGGATCAGCGATTTTATGGTATCAAGCCTTAAAGCGCTTTCCCCGGGACAGGCGGCCATCGGTGTGACCCACGACTGGAATATCTTTCCCATCAAGCAGTTCAAACTTAAACTGTCGTCTGAAGATGCCCTTGATGCCGGATATCTTGATGCCGTGGCATTTTTTGAAAAGGATGACCGCATTTTTGCTGCGGCCAGGCAGTTTGAGCCGGTCGAAGTTTCCTAG
- a CDS encoding helix-turn-helix transcriptional regulator, translating to MTDKSILNEIGRRLKSIRLRKNMTQKEVAVATGLSLNAVQTAEKGTSKMMTYVKILRVLNALDSLENFLPEVTISPLELAKLEGKKRKRASGQRIKKF from the coding sequence ATGACCGATAAGTCAATATTAAACGAGATCGGTCGCCGATTAAAATCAATTCGTTTGAGAAAAAATATGACGCAAAAAGAGGTGGCCGTGGCCACCGGGCTTTCTCTGAATGCCGTTCAGACGGCCGAGAAGGGTACAAGCAAGATGATGACATATGTCAAGATATTACGGGTATTGAATGCCCTGGACAGTTTGGAAAATTTTTTACCCGAAGTGACCATCAGCCCGCTGGAGTTAGCCAAACTGGAAGGTAAAAAGCGCAAGCGCGCCTCGGGTCAACGGATAAAGAAGTTTTAA
- a CDS encoding pYEATS domain-containing protein, with the protein MEHFAELITALAQILWPFIAIFLLIYFRQSIQTAIENGAEIAFEFMGNKVRITPTKKIITGNNQNQENKLPEITEKKEIPADYFYINHQSFYREDKQDQLRVLTNLNCKLHFIHITTHSYYQGAVDHVEKVEYYLHETYPEPIQVRTNKKDNFLLKELAYGEYVLIAKIYLKNRKIPLILNRYISLSQ; encoded by the coding sequence ATGGAACATTTTGCTGAACTCATCACCGCTCTTGCCCAGATCCTATGGCCATTCATAGCTATTTTTTTATTGATTTACTTCAGGCAGAGTATTCAAACAGCCATTGAAAACGGGGCTGAAATTGCGTTTGAGTTTATGGGGAACAAGGTTCGTATCACGCCAACCAAAAAAATCATTACAGGCAATAATCAAAATCAAGAAAACAAGCTTCCCGAAATAACGGAAAAAAAAGAGATTCCGGCTGACTACTTTTACATCAACCACCAGTCCTTTTACCGGGAAGACAAGCAGGACCAATTAAGGGTCCTGACGAATTTAAATTGCAAACTTCACTTTATACACATTACAACACATTCATATTATCAGGGTGCCGTGGATCATGTTGAAAAGGTTGAGTATTATTTACATGAAACTTATCCGGAACCCATCCAGGTAAGAACAAACAAAAAAGACAATTTTCTGCTCAAAGAATTGGCATATGGAGAATATGTTCTGATTGCTAAAATTTATTTAAAAAACAGAAAAATTCCTTTGATTTTAAATCGATATATAAGTTTGTCACAATAG
- a CDS encoding Sir2 family NAD-dependent protein deacetylase, with translation MENLKENIKHASEVIKNADALFITAGAGMGVDSGLPDFRGNSGFWKAYPPIAKLGKSFSEMADPIWFHKKPEIAWAFYGHRLNLYRETIPHDGFLRLLELGKQKQYGYFVFTSNVDGQFQAAGFDKDCIEECHGSIHHLQCTQPCSNDIWEMGGEKVNVDMEAFMATEPLPKCKNCGGLARPNILMFGDWNWIAYRSNAQGMRLQKWLQGLNNINAKIAIIEMGAGTAVPTVRLQSQRVHNGKNSILIRINPRDYDAPTGAISIPLGALEGVNSILD, from the coding sequence ATGGAGAACCTAAAAGAAAATATCAAACATGCTTCAGAAGTTATAAAAAATGCAGATGCACTTTTCATCACTGCCGGTGCCGGTATGGGCGTCGATTCGGGACTGCCTGATTTCAGGGGGAATTCCGGGTTCTGGAAAGCGTATCCGCCCATAGCGAAACTGGGCAAATCATTCAGTGAAATGGCAGATCCGATCTGGTTTCACAAAAAGCCTGAAATTGCCTGGGCCTTTTATGGGCACAGGTTGAACCTCTATCGTGAAACGATTCCCCACGACGGTTTTTTAAGATTGCTTGAGTTAGGAAAGCAAAAGCAATATGGATACTTTGTGTTCACCTCCAATGTTGACGGACAATTTCAAGCCGCCGGTTTTGATAAGGACTGTATTGAAGAGTGCCACGGCTCCATTCACCATCTTCAATGCACCCAACCGTGTTCCAATGATATCTGGGAGATGGGAGGGGAAAAAGTCAATGTTGATATGGAGGCGTTCATGGCAACCGAGCCGCTTCCAAAATGCAAAAACTGCGGCGGATTGGCCCGCCCCAATATTTTGATGTTCGGGGACTGGAACTGGATCGCCTACCGCAGCAATGCCCAGGGAATGCGTTTGCAAAAATGGCTTCAAGGGCTTAACAATATCAATGCAAAGATAGCCATAATTGAAATGGGGGCAGGAACTGCTGTGCCCACAGTTCGCTTGCAATCCCAGCGCGTCCACAACGGCAAAAATTCAATCCTGATACGCATTAACCCAAGAGACTACGATGCACCGACAGGTGCGATCAGTATCCCCCTGGGTGCCCTGGAAGGGGTAAACAGCATTTTGGATTGA
- a CDS encoding type II toxin-antitoxin system HipA family toxin, giving the protein MDPLKTAYVKIWNEIVGAVTWDDSLGGAVFEYAPEFLGKGWDLSPVHMGLSSARKGERQFFFPNIDSHTFHGLPGLLASALPDDFGNSIIDSWLVRNGRDPRSFNPVERLCYVGTRGMGALEFYPQVRPGQLNKSVPIEVEKIMQLAQDALLKRSELDAQMQGSEKEKAEAMLDILRVGTTAGGAVPKAIIAVNDKGHVISGQSKAPKGYAHWILKFDGINIQQPGNFGKSRDDCRVEYAYYLMAQSAGINMTPCRLLEENGRAHFMTRRFDRLGRDKIHVLSLACMGHLGWNPVGRVNYEDAFQVMRILRLPYAEQAQQFRRMVFNAVTKNIDDHTKNISYMMDKTGVWTLCPAYDVTFTYDPDELFGDRHKMKINGKQYGFSTDDFLQVADNMGINKSNEIIEQVLHAASRWPEFAKKAGVNPDVIQFIQDAIKPNF; this is encoded by the coding sequence ATGGACCCATTAAAAACAGCATATGTCAAAATCTGGAATGAGATTGTGGGGGCGGTCACCTGGGATGACAGCCTCGGGGGGGCCGTATTTGAGTATGCGCCCGAATTTTTAGGTAAAGGGTGGGATCTTTCCCCGGTTCACATGGGGCTTTCATCCGCCCGGAAGGGCGAGCGCCAATTCTTTTTCCCCAATATTGATTCTCACACATTCCATGGGCTGCCCGGGCTTCTGGCCAGTGCCTTGCCGGATGACTTCGGCAACAGCATCATTGATTCCTGGCTGGTCAGAAACGGCCGGGACCCAAGATCGTTTAATCCCGTTGAGCGGCTCTGCTATGTGGGGACCCGGGGTATGGGTGCTTTGGAGTTTTACCCCCAGGTTCGTCCGGGACAATTGAACAAATCCGTTCCCATAGAGGTTGAAAAGATTATGCAGCTGGCCCAGGACGCATTATTAAAAAGATCCGAACTTGATGCGCAGATGCAGGGTTCCGAGAAAGAGAAGGCCGAAGCCATGCTCGATATTTTACGGGTGGGGACTACGGCCGGCGGTGCGGTGCCCAAGGCCATTATTGCCGTCAATGACAAAGGGCATGTGATTTCCGGGCAGTCAAAGGCGCCCAAAGGCTATGCGCACTGGATTCTGAAATTTGACGGGATCAATATCCAACAGCCCGGCAATTTTGGAAAATCCAGGGATGATTGCAGGGTGGAATACGCCTACTATCTGATGGCCCAAAGTGCAGGAATCAATATGACACCCTGCCGCCTTTTAGAAGAGAACGGCCGTGCCCATTTCATGACCCGGCGGTTTGATCGTCTGGGCCGGGACAAGATTCATGTGTTGTCTTTGGCATGCATGGGCCATTTGGGCTGGAATCCGGTGGGCCGTGTCAATTATGAAGACGCGTTCCAGGTGATGCGCATTCTAAGACTGCCGTATGCTGAGCAGGCCCAGCAATTTCGCCGTATGGTGTTTAACGCCGTAACAAAAAACATAGACGACCATACAAAAAATATCAGCTACATGATGGACAAAACCGGGGTGTGGACCCTTTGTCCGGCATACGATGTCACTTTTACCTATGATCCGGACGAATTGTTTGGCGATCGTCATAAAATGAAGATCAACGGCAAACAGTATGGATTCTCAACGGACGATTTTTTGCAGGTCGCAGACAATATGGGAATCAATAAATCCAATGAAATTATCGAACAGGTTCTACATGCGGCATCCCGGTGGCCTGAGTTTGCAAAAAAGGCCGGTGTCAATCCTGATGTAATTCAATTTATCCAAGACGCTATAAAACCAAATTTTTGA
- a CDS encoding DEAD/DEAH box helicase, with product MGLDNYITGLKSFKGFRGDIVSHKTFDARPAAWASKERFPRFKNNLSGLLAELGIKNLYTHQARAISLILDDRHTVIATPTASGKSLVYNLPVMDTLISDPCAHALYLFPLKALARDQLDTIKQMLAGTDTILSHPLTAGVYDGDITAYQKTKIRKNPPNILLSNPEMLHLAMLAHHHLWAAVFANLKYIVVDEVHTYRGIMGSNMAWVFRRLLRICRFYGSDPCFIFCSATIANPGQLASELTGLPVAVVAEQGAPCGKKDVLMMKGLEGAAQTAITLIHAAVYRNLATIVYTQSRKITELIAVWAGQRAKSMADKICAYRAGFLPEERREIEQKLAKGELLCVVSTSALELGIDIGNLDLCILVGYPGTMMSTWQRAGRVGRDGNDSAMVLIAHEDALDQYFINHPDIFFTMPPETARINPENPQILDRHLDCAAAELSLDADDPMLTPPAVQERVQALGREGKLLLSRDAKTWFSRRKQPHREVSLRGTGHTIPIFKEDTRQSLGEIDRHRSYFETHEGAVYLHRGETFVVTLFDHLKGVVRAKKEKVSYYTRARSSKNTEILHVDKTCRVKNTRVGFGKLKIREQVTGYEMKSVSGQKSLGIVPLDLPELTYETQGLWIEIPDRIRQRIETDRLHFMGGIHALEHAAIGMMPLLVMTDRNDLGGISMPYHPQVDTSVVFVYDGVPGGLGLTLQAFDNAETLMQRTHEAIRDCPCDNGCPACVHSPKCGSGNRPIDKAAAKQILDMLLGQETEPGEIVPVPAGPQSLFPDIAVSKKSTHQEKSQSIPPKRYAVLDIETRRSAKQVGGWHKAERMGVSCAVLYDSLEEDFRVYYQEDMEKLVERLRQMDLVIGFNIIRFDYKVLSGLSPFNFHSLPTLDILTKVHDRLGYRLSLDHLAGQTLGLEKSADGLLALKWWQEGRLDLIVEYCTQDVRVTHELYTYGRDNGFLLFKNKAGHQVRIPVDWK from the coding sequence GTGGGGCTTGATAATTATATAACCGGATTAAAGTCCTTTAAGGGGTTTAGAGGCGATATTGTCAGCCACAAAACATTTGATGCCAGACCGGCGGCCTGGGCATCCAAAGAGCGTTTCCCCCGTTTTAAAAATAATTTGTCCGGCCTTCTTGCCGAACTTGGTATCAAGAATCTGTATACCCACCAGGCCCGGGCCATATCTCTGATCCTGGATGATCGTCATACGGTGATTGCCACGCCTACGGCATCGGGTAAAAGCCTGGTGTATAACCTGCCGGTCATGGACACACTCATATCCGACCCTTGCGCCCACGCCCTGTATCTATTTCCCCTCAAAGCCCTGGCCCGGGACCAGCTTGACACGATCAAACAGATGTTGGCCGGTACGGATACTATTCTTTCACACCCTTTGACCGCAGGCGTTTATGACGGGGATATCACAGCCTATCAAAAGACAAAGATCCGGAAAAATCCGCCCAATATCCTTTTATCAAACCCCGAGATGCTGCACCTGGCCATGCTGGCCCACCATCATCTATGGGCCGCGGTTTTTGCAAATCTGAAGTACATTGTGGTGGATGAGGTACACACCTACCGTGGGATCATGGGCTCAAACATGGCCTGGGTCTTTCGCAGGCTTTTGCGGATCTGCCGGTTTTACGGATCTGACCCTTGTTTTATTTTTTGTTCCGCCACCATTGCCAACCCCGGACAGCTTGCCTCGGAACTCACAGGACTGCCGGTGGCGGTGGTCGCTGAACAAGGGGCCCCTTGCGGCAAAAAAGATGTGTTGATGATGAAGGGGCTCGAAGGGGCGGCCCAGACTGCCATCACTCTGATTCATGCCGCCGTATACCGAAACCTTGCCACCATCGTTTACACCCAGTCTAGAAAAATTACGGAGTTGATTGCCGTATGGGCGGGGCAGCGGGCCAAATCCATGGCAGATAAGATCTGTGCATACAGGGCCGGATTTCTGCCCGAGGAGCGGCGGGAGATTGAACAGAAACTGGCCAAAGGCGAGCTGCTGTGCGTGGTGTCAACATCCGCCCTGGAGCTTGGTATTGACATCGGCAATCTGGACCTTTGCATCCTTGTGGGGTATCCGGGAACGATGATGTCCACCTGGCAGCGGGCGGGCAGGGTCGGTCGGGACGGCAACGATTCCGCCATGGTCCTCATTGCCCATGAAGACGCCCTGGACCAATATTTCATCAACCATCCGGATATATTTTTTACCATGCCCCCGGAAACCGCACGGATCAATCCTGAAAATCCTCAAATTCTTGATCGCCATCTGGATTGTGCGGCTGCGGAACTCAGTCTTGACGCCGATGATCCTATGCTGACGCCGCCGGCTGTCCAGGAGCGGGTGCAGGCCCTGGGCCGTGAAGGTAAACTCCTGTTAAGCCGGGATGCAAAGACCTGGTTCTCCCGTCGCAAACAACCCCACAGGGAGGTCAGTTTACGGGGCACCGGGCACACCATTCCCATATTCAAGGAGGATACCCGGCAGAGTTTAGGTGAAATTGACCGGCACAGATCCTATTTTGAAACCCATGAGGGGGCGGTGTACCTGCACCGGGGAGAGACCTTTGTGGTGACACTGTTTGACCACCTTAAGGGCGTGGTCCGGGCGAAAAAGGAGAAGGTCAGTTATTACACCCGGGCAAGGTCCTCCAAAAATACTGAAATTTTACATGTGGATAAAACCTGCCGGGTCAAAAACACCCGGGTGGGGTTCGGCAAGCTGAAAATCCGGGAACAGGTGACAGGTTATGAGATGAAATCGGTGTCCGGACAAAAATCCCTCGGCATCGTGCCGTTGGATCTGCCGGAACTGACCTACGAAACCCAGGGGTTGTGGATCGAAATTCCGGACCGGATCAGGCAGCGCATTGAAACCGATCGTCTGCACTTCATGGGCGGGATTCATGCGTTGGAGCATGCCGCCATCGGCATGATGCCGCTGCTGGTGATGACCGACAGGAACGATCTGGGCGGTATCTCCATGCCTTACCATCCCCAGGTTGATACCTCGGTTGTTTTTGTTTACGACGGTGTGCCGGGCGGGTTGGGACTTACATTGCAGGCCTTTGACAATGCGGAGACCCTGATGCAAAGAACCCATGAGGCGATCCGGGACTGCCCCTGCGACAACGGGTGCCCGGCCTGTGTGCATTCGCCCAAATGCGGATCTGGAAACCGGCCCATAGACAAGGCGGCTGCAAAGCAGATTCTTGATATGCTTCTTGGGCAAGAGACGGAACCGGGGGAGATTGTCCCTGTTCCGGCTGGGCCGCAGTCGCTTTTTCCGGATATCGCTGTTTCGAAAAAATCAACACATCAAGAAAAGTCACAGTCCATACCTCCCAAAAGATACGCCGTGCTTGACATTGAAACCCGTCGGTCCGCCAAGCAGGTGGGTGGATGGCACAAAGCGGAACGTATGGGGGTCTCCTGCGCGGTGCTCTACGATTCCCTTGAAGAGGACTTTCGGGTCTATTACCAGGAAGATATGGAAAAACTTGTGGAACGGCTCAGGCAAATGGACCTTGTTATCGGGTTTAACATTATCCGGTTTGATTACAAAGTGCTCTCCGGGCTAAGCCCGTTTAATTTTCACAGCCTGCCCACCCTGGATATCCTGACAAAAGTCCATGATCGCCTGGGTTACCGCCTTTCCCTGGATCATCTGGCCGGCCAGACCCTGGGACTAGAAAAAAGTGCAGACGGCCTTCTGGCGCTTAAATGGTGGCAGGAAGGCCGCCTGGACCTGATTGTGGAGTACTGCACCCAGGATGTACGCGTCACCCATGAACTATACACCTATGGCCGGGATAATGGGTTTTTACTTTTTAAAAACAAGGCCGGTCACCAGGTCCGTATTCCCGTGGACTGGAAATAA